A genome region from Geobacter pickeringii includes the following:
- a CDS encoding carboxyl transferase domain-containing protein produces the protein MSVLKSSINTATDEFRTNADVMRGLVADLRDKVARIKLGGGDKARTKHVERGKLLPRERIRQLLDVGSPFLELSQLAAWEMYGGDVPAAGIITGIGRVSGRECMIVTNDATVKGGTYFPATVKKHLRAQEIAEANHLPCIYLVDSGGANLPQQDEVFPDREHFGRIFYNQANMSGKGIPQIAVVMGSCTAGGAYVPAMSDESVIVRRQGTIFLGGPPLVKAATGEVVSAEELGGADVHCRTSGVTDHYAANDGHALELARRIVADLNRVKRPELALREPAEPLYDPSELYGVIPTDTRKPYDVREVIARIVDGSEFDEFKQLYGTTLVCGFAHIFGYPVGIVANNGILFSESALKGAHFIELCGQRGIPLIFLQNITGFMVGSKYESGGIAKDGAKMVTAVACAKVPKFTVLIGGSFGAGNYGMCGRAYSPRFLWMWPNARISVMGGEQAASVLAQVKRDGMEARGEQWSAAEEDAFKRPVREQYEHQGHPYYASARLWDDGIIDPADTRMALGLGISAALNAPAEKTDFGVFRM, from the coding sequence ATGAGCGTACTGAAGAGTTCCATCAACACCGCAACCGACGAATTCCGCACCAACGCCGACGTGATGCGCGGGCTGGTGGCCGACCTCCGGGACAAGGTGGCCCGGATCAAGCTCGGGGGGGGCGACAAGGCCCGGACCAAGCATGTGGAGCGGGGGAAACTCCTCCCCCGGGAGCGGATCCGCCAGCTCCTCGACGTCGGCTCCCCCTTCCTGGAGCTGTCGCAACTGGCCGCCTGGGAGATGTACGGCGGCGACGTCCCGGCCGCCGGGATCATCACCGGCATCGGCCGGGTCTCCGGGCGGGAGTGCATGATCGTCACCAACGACGCCACGGTGAAGGGGGGGACCTACTTCCCGGCCACCGTGAAGAAGCACCTGCGGGCCCAGGAGATCGCCGAGGCGAACCACCTCCCCTGCATCTACCTGGTGGACTCCGGCGGGGCCAACCTGCCGCAGCAGGACGAGGTCTTCCCCGACCGGGAGCACTTCGGCCGGATCTTCTACAACCAGGCGAACATGTCGGGGAAGGGAATTCCCCAGATCGCCGTGGTGATGGGCTCCTGCACCGCCGGCGGGGCCTACGTCCCGGCCATGTCCGACGAGAGCGTCATCGTCCGGCGCCAGGGGACCATCTTCCTCGGCGGACCTCCCCTGGTGAAGGCGGCCACCGGCGAGGTGGTGAGCGCCGAGGAGCTGGGGGGGGCCGACGTCCACTGCCGCACCTCCGGGGTCACCGACCACTACGCCGCCAACGACGGCCACGCCCTGGAGCTGGCCCGGCGGATCGTGGCGGACCTGAACCGGGTCAAGCGCCCGGAGCTCGCCCTGCGGGAGCCGGCGGAACCCCTCTACGACCCCTCCGAGCTCTACGGCGTCATCCCCACCGACACCCGCAAGCCCTACGACGTGCGGGAGGTGATCGCCCGGATCGTGGACGGCTCGGAGTTCGACGAGTTCAAGCAGCTCTACGGCACGACGCTGGTCTGCGGCTTCGCCCACATCTTCGGCTACCCGGTGGGGATCGTGGCCAACAACGGGATCCTCTTTTCCGAGTCGGCCCTCAAGGGGGCCCACTTCATCGAGCTCTGCGGCCAGCGGGGAATCCCCCTCATCTTCCTCCAGAACATCACCGGCTTCATGGTGGGGAGCAAGTACGAGTCGGGGGGGATCGCCAAGGACGGGGCCAAGATGGTCACCGCCGTCGCCTGCGCCAAGGTCCCCAAGTTCACGGTCCTCATCGGCGGGAGCTTCGGGGCCGGCAACTACGGCATGTGCGGCCGGGCCTACTCGCCGCGCTTCCTCTGGATGTGGCCCAACGCCCGGATCTCGGTGATGGGGGGGGAGCAGGCGGCCAGCGTCCTGGCCCAGGTGAAGCGGGACGGGATGGAGGCCCGGGGGGAGCAGTGGAGCGCCGCGGAGGAGGACGCCTTCAAGCGGCCGGTCCGGGAGCAGTACGAGCACCAGGGGCACCCCTACTACGCCAGCGCCCGGCTCTGGGACGACGGCATCATCGACCCCGCCGATACCCGGATGGCGCTGGGGCTGGGGATCTCGGCGGCCCTCAACGCGCCGGCGGAGAAGACCGACTTCGGCGTCTTCCGGATGTAA
- a CDS encoding isovaleryl-CoA dehydrogenase produces MKAYPTLNFDLGETTNILRETVRDFALAEIAPRATDIDRDNHFPMDLWPKMGALGLLGITVSEEYGGAGMGYLEHAITMEELSRASASVALAYGAHSNLCVNQIFRNGTEAQRRTYLPKLISGEHVGALAMSEPGAGSDVVSMRLRADKKGDRFILNGNKMWITNGPHADTLVVYAKTDVDAGPRGITAFLIEKGFAGFSTAQKLDKLGMRGSDTCELVFENCEVPEENILGGVGRGVNVLMSGLDYERSVLAAGPLGIMQACMDVVVPYLHERKQFGQPIGQFQLMQGKVADMYTTLNASRAYVYAVANACSRGETSRKDCAGAILYAAEKATWMSLEAIQCLGGNGYINEYPTGRFLRDAKLYEIGAGTSEIRRMLIGRELFNETAHA; encoded by the coding sequence ATGAAAGCATATCCGACACTCAATTTCGATCTTGGCGAGACCACCAACATCCTGCGGGAGACGGTCCGGGATTTTGCCCTGGCGGAGATCGCGCCGCGGGCCACCGACATCGACCGGGACAACCACTTCCCCATGGACCTCTGGCCCAAGATGGGGGCCCTGGGGCTGCTGGGGATCACCGTCTCCGAGGAGTACGGCGGAGCCGGCATGGGGTACCTGGAGCACGCCATCACCATGGAAGAGCTCTCCCGGGCCTCCGCCTCGGTGGCCCTCGCCTACGGCGCCCACTCCAACCTCTGCGTGAACCAGATCTTTCGCAACGGCACCGAGGCCCAGAGACGCACGTACCTCCCGAAGCTCATCAGTGGCGAGCACGTGGGGGCCCTGGCCATGAGCGAGCCGGGGGCCGGCTCCGACGTGGTCAGCATGCGTCTGCGGGCCGACAAGAAGGGGGATCGCTTCATCCTCAACGGCAACAAGATGTGGATCACCAACGGCCCCCATGCCGACACCCTGGTGGTCTACGCCAAGACCGACGTCGACGCCGGTCCCCGGGGGATCACCGCCTTCCTCATCGAGAAGGGGTTCGCGGGATTCTCCACGGCCCAGAAGCTCGACAAGCTCGGGATGCGGGGCTCCGACACCTGCGAGCTGGTCTTCGAGAACTGCGAGGTCCCCGAGGAGAACATCCTCGGCGGCGTGGGGCGAGGGGTCAACGTCCTCATGAGCGGCCTCGACTACGAGCGCTCCGTGCTGGCGGCGGGCCCCCTCGGGATCATGCAGGCCTGCATGGACGTGGTGGTCCCCTACCTCCACGAGCGGAAGCAGTTCGGCCAGCCCATCGGCCAGTTCCAGCTGATGCAGGGGAAGGTGGCCGACATGTACACCACCCTCAACGCCTCCCGGGCCTACGTCTACGCCGTGGCCAACGCCTGCAGCCGCGGCGAGACGAGCCGCAAGGACTGCGCCGGCGCCATCCTCTACGCCGCGGAGAAGGCCACCTGGATGTCGCTGGAGGCGATCCAGTGCCTTGGCGGCAACGGCTACATCAACGAGTACCCCACCGGCCGCTTCCTGCGGGACGCCAAGCTCTACGAGATCGGCGCCGGCACCAGCGAGATCCGCCGGATGCTCATCGGGCGCGAGCTCTTCAACGAGACGGCGCATGCCTGA
- a CDS encoding solute symporter family protein translates to MKRLVLCALAALLLGGVAVGAEPAKPVSAVTSPAGAAAPASSAAAAAVPAARGGEKAGEPAKVRTNKAITLSMFGLIILATLGIVVWAAKKTQTVADYYTAGGGISGVQNGWAITGDVVSAASFLGMSGLISLYGIDGFMYSTGPILGFVTILLLMAEPLRNAGKYTMGDILCFRASPKPVRAAAAISTVAVSTFYLLAQMVGAGKLMQLLLDIPYKVSVIGVGTLLIIYVVFGGMKATTWVQIIKAALLLTAAVILSLLVALKAGMNPLRFFSDVVSNAAIQDHVRMGVLKHPLPEPGFDYGKRFLQPGLFLKNPLDQLSLGLAWVLGAAGLPHIMMRFFTVPNAKEARKSIRIAVFLMGAFFILTTFLGFGAAIHITPQKIAAMDKGGNMATLLLAQYLGGGEGSIGGDLFLAFVCAVAFATILAVVSGLVLAASAAIAHDIYVNIVKDGKADQKEQVVTARITSLVVGALAIWMGIAAEKENIVALVALAFAVAASGNFPVIMLSLFWRKFNTAGIVSGIVVGTVAAIGLVLVSPNMTYPKKIAADAKKVVEALEKKQAAGGTLAEKDRKALEKARSDYANNKDGTSIMGLDAPLFPLKNPGIVSVPLGFLAAVIGCLAFRDRRAEDMFDEMYVRQNTGIGIAKAVDH, encoded by the coding sequence ATGAAACGACTGGTGTTATGTGCGCTTGCCGCACTTCTGTTGGGCGGGGTGGCCGTGGGGGCCGAACCGGCAAAACCGGTCTCCGCCGTGACCTCTCCCGCGGGTGCCGCCGCCCCGGCGTCTTCCGCGGCCGCAGCCGCCGTCCCCGCCGCCCGCGGGGGGGAGAAAGCGGGCGAGCCGGCAAAGGTCAGGACCAACAAGGCGATCACCCTCAGCATGTTCGGCCTCATCATCCTCGCCACCCTGGGAATCGTGGTCTGGGCGGCGAAGAAGACCCAGACCGTCGCCGACTACTACACCGCGGGGGGAGGGATCAGCGGGGTGCAGAACGGCTGGGCCATCACCGGCGACGTGGTCTCGGCCGCCTCGTTCCTCGGGATGTCGGGGCTCATCTCCCTCTACGGGATCGACGGCTTCATGTACTCCACCGGGCCGATCCTCGGCTTCGTGACGATCCTCCTCCTCATGGCGGAGCCGCTGCGCAACGCCGGGAAGTACACCATGGGGGACATCCTCTGCTTCCGGGCCTCCCCGAAGCCGGTCCGGGCCGCGGCCGCCATCTCCACCGTGGCGGTCTCCACCTTCTACCTCCTGGCTCAGATGGTGGGGGCCGGCAAACTGATGCAGCTCCTCCTCGACATCCCCTACAAGGTGTCGGTCATCGGCGTCGGGACCCTCCTCATCATCTACGTGGTCTTCGGCGGCATGAAGGCGACCACCTGGGTGCAGATCATCAAGGCAGCGCTGCTGCTGACGGCGGCCGTCATCCTGTCGCTGCTGGTGGCCCTCAAGGCGGGGATGAACCCGCTGCGCTTCTTCTCTGACGTGGTGAGCAACGCCGCCATCCAGGACCATGTCCGGATGGGGGTCCTGAAGCATCCGCTCCCGGAGCCGGGATTCGACTACGGCAAGCGCTTCCTGCAGCCGGGGCTCTTCCTGAAGAACCCCCTCGACCAGCTCTCCCTCGGGCTGGCGTGGGTTCTCGGCGCCGCCGGCCTTCCCCATATCATGATGCGCTTCTTCACGGTCCCCAACGCCAAAGAGGCCCGCAAGTCGATCCGGATCGCGGTCTTCCTCATGGGGGCTTTCTTCATCCTGACCACCTTCCTCGGCTTCGGCGCCGCCATCCACATCACCCCCCAGAAGATCGCGGCCATGGACAAGGGGGGGAACATGGCGACCCTCCTCCTGGCCCAGTACCTGGGAGGGGGCGAGGGATCCATCGGGGGCGACCTCTTCCTCGCCTTCGTCTGTGCGGTGGCCTTCGCCACCATCCTGGCGGTGGTCTCGGGGCTGGTGCTGGCCGCCTCGGCCGCCATCGCCCACGACATCTACGTCAACATCGTCAAGGATGGCAAGGCCGACCAGAAGGAGCAGGTCGTCACCGCCCGGATCACCTCGCTGGTGGTGGGGGCCCTCGCCATCTGGATGGGGATCGCCGCCGAGAAGGAGAACATCGTCGCCCTGGTGGCCCTCGCCTTCGCCGTGGCGGCATCGGGGAACTTCCCGGTCATCATGCTCTCCCTCTTCTGGCGCAAGTTCAACACGGCGGGGATCGTTTCGGGGATCGTGGTCGGCACCGTCGCCGCCATCGGCCTGGTGCTGGTCTCCCCCAACATGACCTACCCGAAGAAGATCGCGGCCGACGCGAAAAAGGTCGTGGAGGCGCTGGAGAAGAAACAGGCGGCGGGGGGGACGCTGGCGGAGAAGGACCGGAAGGCCCTGGAAAAGGCCCGCAGCGACTATGCGAACAACAAGGACGGCACCTCGATCATGGGGCTCGACGCACCGCTCTTCCCGCTGAAGAACCCCGGCATCGTCTCGGTCCCCCTCGGGTTCCTGGCGGCGGTCATCGGCTGCCTCGCCTTCCGGGACCGGCGGGCGGAGGATATGTTCGACGAAATGTATGTCAGGCAGAATACCGGCATCGGCATTGCCAAAGCAGTTGATCATTAA
- a CDS encoding DUF485 domain-containing protein: MAEPKHDWAEIARNPRFVELHRKKIVFLYGWWAFSAGCYFLLLLGAGYTPGLFGIEVLGNINVGYLFALAQFVITFGIALHYGRVADRDFDRLTKELIKQIG; this comes from the coding sequence ATGGCGGAACCTAAGCATGACTGGGCAGAGATTGCCCGGAATCCACGGTTTGTGGAACTGCACCGGAAGAAGATCGTATTTCTCTATGGCTGGTGGGCGTTTTCAGCCGGGTGCTATTTCCTGCTCCTCCTCGGGGCGGGATACACCCCCGGCCTCTTCGGCATCGAGGTGCTCGGCAACATCAATGTCGGGTATCTCTTCGCCCTCGCCCAGTTCGTCATCACGTTCGGCATTGCCCTCCACTATGGCAGGGTCGCCGACCGGGACTTCGACCGGCTCACCAAAGAGCTGATCAAACAGATCGGATAG
- a CDS encoding sigma 54-interacting transcriptional regulator, which translates to MDRAEMMERAGSGGEPATTVGGSGVIRLDAELGIVSLGEAAGRLIGISPEALLGRRIDEIVDLANLGRLMHSGISFSNQVIVAGTRRLACDYVPIVEDDRIVGGVLTLLGALPEETSAPPDDLTELLRSAGAFMDLDYHGIIILDRSGTVVMVNQSFAEVLDTTPQTMIGKHVHQAYHNSQPSRMPHVMESGKPEISTHYMNGKEVYASRFPLVRGGKVIGCVGKILFKDVREITLLANRLQSGPEGKTPARAVAGKGSLFTYDINSIVGQSTRIAELKETILRVAPKNSNILLRGESGTGKELFAHALHAASTRRYAPFVKVNCAAIPEHLLESELFGYAEGAFTGARKGGQVGKFELAHTGTIFLDEIGDMPLAMQAKLLRILQERELVPLGSTTPKVIDVRVVAATNSNLEQLVREGRFREDLYYRLNVVALTIPSLRERMEDVFAIAKSFVAQFNVDFGLQIQGLDGAAWEIIRHYHWPGNIRELRNVIESAFNVTSGPLIRREDLPLQLTRLSPPSQSPPECPSGQDLDGYLRSCLGRKNIGEIMDDLERLLIEKALELCGGNKLQAAQLLGISRPGLYKKLQKQAPADGIPS; encoded by the coding sequence ATGGATCGAGCGGAGATGATGGAGAGAGCGGGGAGCGGGGGGGAGCCGGCGACGACGGTTGGGGGGTCGGGGGTTATCCGTCTCGACGCCGAACTGGGGATCGTCTCCCTGGGGGAGGCCGCCGGGAGGCTCATCGGAATCTCCCCCGAGGCCCTGCTGGGGCGGAGGATCGACGAGATCGTCGATCTGGCGAACCTGGGGAGGCTGATGCACAGCGGTATCAGCTTCAGCAACCAGGTCATCGTGGCAGGCACCCGGCGCCTCGCCTGTGATTACGTCCCCATCGTCGAGGATGACCGGATCGTGGGGGGGGTGCTGACACTGCTCGGCGCGCTCCCCGAAGAGACGTCGGCCCCGCCGGACGACCTCACGGAGCTCCTCCGCTCTGCCGGCGCCTTCATGGACCTCGACTACCACGGGATCATCATCCTCGACCGCAGCGGCACCGTCGTCATGGTCAACCAGTCCTTCGCCGAGGTGCTCGACACCACCCCCCAGACGATGATCGGCAAGCATGTCCACCAGGCGTACCACAACTCGCAGCCCTCCCGGATGCCCCACGTGATGGAGAGCGGCAAGCCGGAGATCAGCACCCACTACATGAACGGCAAGGAGGTCTACGCCAGCCGTTTCCCCCTGGTCAGGGGGGGGAAGGTCATCGGCTGCGTGGGGAAGATCCTTTTCAAGGATGTGCGCGAGATCACCCTCCTCGCCAACCGGCTCCAGAGCGGACCGGAGGGGAAAACCCCCGCGCGGGCGGTGGCGGGGAAAGGTTCGCTCTTCACGTACGACATCAACAGCATCGTGGGGCAGAGCACCCGGATCGCCGAGCTGAAGGAGACCATCCTGCGGGTGGCCCCCAAGAACTCCAACATCCTGCTGCGGGGGGAGAGCGGCACCGGCAAGGAGCTCTTCGCCCATGCCCTCCACGCCGCCAGCACCCGCCGCTATGCCCCCTTCGTAAAGGTGAACTGCGCTGCCATCCCGGAGCATCTGCTGGAGTCGGAGCTCTTCGGCTACGCGGAGGGTGCCTTCACCGGGGCGCGGAAGGGGGGGCAGGTCGGCAAGTTCGAGCTGGCCCACACCGGCACCATCTTCCTCGACGAGATCGGCGACATGCCCCTCGCCATGCAGGCAAAGCTCCTCCGGATCCTCCAGGAGCGGGAACTGGTTCCCCTGGGGAGCACTACCCCCAAGGTGATCGACGTGCGGGTGGTGGCGGCGACCAACAGCAACCTCGAACAGCTGGTCCGGGAGGGGAGGTTCCGGGAGGACCTCTACTACCGCCTGAACGTGGTCGCCCTGACCATTCCCTCCCTCCGGGAGCGGATGGAGGATGTCTTTGCCATTGCGAAGAGTTTCGTGGCCCAGTTCAATGTCGACTTCGGCCTCCAGATCCAGGGGCTCGACGGCGCTGCCTGGGAGATCATCCGGCATTACCACTGGCCGGGGAACATCCGCGAGCTCCGCAACGTGATCGAGAGCGCCTTCAACGTGACCAGCGGCCCCCTGATCCGGAGGGAAGACCTCCCCCTCCAGCTCACCCGCCTCTCTCCCCCCTCCCAGTCCCCGCCGGAATGTCCGTCGGGCCAGGATCTCGACGGCTATCTCCGTTCCTGCCTCGGCAGGAAGAACATCGGCGAGATCATGGACGATCTGGAACGGCTCCTCATCGAAAAGGCCCTGGAGCTCTGCGGCGGAAACAAGCTCCAGGCCGCCCAGCTCCTCGGCATCTCCCGTCCCGGCCTCTACAAGAAGCTCCAGAAGCAAGCCCCCGCCGACGGAATTCCCTCCTGA
- a CDS encoding M24 family metallopeptidase: MLTKWESEQRIIRLQTELRARQIDGALIIYPIDVYYFTGTRQNATLWVPAEGNPLLLVRKSLSRAVKESLIEETRPFPSSKEFPALIPAEAKTIGLTFDVIPVQQYQYYGKMLPGREFVDISAVNREIRAVKSAWELERMRESGARLCEVFRQLPEFLRPGMRELDLAAEFECRLRKAGSEGYVRMRAFNQELFQGLAVSAATAGHPGFFDGAVTGRGLSAASPHGASAEAIAPGTPVLVDYTGIFQGYIVDMTRIFVIGDLDPELRRAFDTALAIQEQLVANLKPGAVCEELFLASAAMAEGAGLARNYMGAPGENARFVGHGVGLELDELPVLAQGFKAPLQAGQTIAIEPKFVLPGLGVVGIENTFAVTEGGGEKLTDLPDGIVSL; the protein is encoded by the coding sequence ATGCTGACCAAATGGGAATCGGAACAGCGGATCATCCGCCTGCAGACGGAACTGCGCGCCCGGCAGATCGACGGGGCGCTCATCATCTACCCCATCGACGTCTACTACTTCACCGGCACCCGCCAGAATGCCACCCTCTGGGTGCCGGCCGAGGGGAATCCCCTCCTCCTTGTGCGCAAGAGCCTCAGCCGCGCCGTGAAGGAGAGCCTCATCGAGGAGACCCGCCCCTTCCCCTCCAGCAAGGAGTTCCCCGCCCTCATTCCTGCAGAGGCGAAGACCATCGGCCTCACCTTCGACGTCATCCCGGTGCAGCAGTATCAGTACTATGGCAAGATGCTGCCGGGGCGGGAGTTCGTCGACATCTCCGCCGTCAACCGGGAGATCCGGGCGGTGAAGTCGGCGTGGGAGCTGGAGCGGATGCGCGAGAGCGGCGCCCGGCTCTGCGAGGTGTTCCGGCAGCTCCCCGAATTTCTCCGGCCGGGGATGCGGGAGCTGGACCTCGCCGCCGAGTTCGAGTGCCGGCTGCGCAAGGCGGGGAGCGAGGGGTACGTCCGGATGCGGGCCTTCAACCAGGAGCTCTTCCAGGGGCTCGCCGTCTCCGCCGCCACTGCCGGCCACCCCGGCTTCTTCGACGGCGCCGTCACCGGCCGGGGGCTCTCCGCCGCCTCCCCCCACGGCGCCTCCGCCGAGGCGATCGCCCCCGGCACCCCGGTCCTCGTGGACTACACCGGGATCTTCCAGGGGTACATCGTCGACATGACCCGGATCTTCGTCATCGGCGACCTCGACCCCGAGCTCCGGCGCGCCTTCGACACGGCGCTGGCCATCCAGGAGCAGCTCGTGGCGAACCTGAAACCGGGGGCCGTCTGCGAGGAGCTCTTTCTCGCCTCGGCCGCCATGGCTGAGGGGGCCGGCCTGGCCCGGAACTACATGGGGGCCCCCGGCGAGAACGCCCGGTTCGTGGGGCACGGGGTCGGCCTGGAGCTGGACGAGCTGCCGGTCCTCGCCCAGGGGTTCAAGGCCCCCCTGCAGGCGGGGCAGACCATCGCCATCGAGCCGAAGTTCGTCCTCCCCGGCCTCGGCGTGGTGGGGATCGAGAACACCTTTGCGGTGACGGAAGGGGGCGGAGAGAAGCTCACCGACCTGCCGGACGGCATCGTCTCTCTGTGA
- a CDS encoding acyl-CoA thioesterase codes for MTTPTETSAYRTLPLGSDPKLRRRYMVADEEIPGNFRFGLLLEELDILAEQTALGYVRRFHPEGKVVTAAIDNIMVRHVVDVTRDIVLYARINHVGRSSLEIGIRVEQPAAATRDPHSADSLHIASCYFTMVARGGPAAGESIPLPPLEYPGELEQRRAAKAVAGREEYRQQQASLLSPPSLEEYEMLDRLHRTQEDPAFAGIRAGRLVTDAWERMYPEQEYVPQRIFGGYLIRRAYELSAICSEQVAANRSIIAAVNRINFFHPVRIGDKLHFTSRVVFTSESFVCVEASIERISRDRTVNALSNSCLFTFVNVDRELKHQPVPPVYPATYREDARYLEAYRSYQSLAGHYRMI; via the coding sequence ATGACGACCCCGACAGAAACCTCGGCCTACCGGACCCTGCCGCTGGGGAGCGATCCGAAACTGCGGCGACGCTACATGGTGGCCGATGAGGAGATACCGGGCAACTTCCGCTTCGGCCTCCTGCTGGAAGAGCTGGACATCCTAGCGGAGCAGACCGCCCTCGGCTACGTGCGGCGCTTTCACCCGGAGGGGAAGGTGGTGACCGCCGCCATCGACAACATCATGGTGCGCCACGTGGTGGATGTCACCCGGGACATTGTCCTCTACGCCCGGATCAACCACGTGGGGCGCTCCTCCCTGGAGATCGGCATCCGGGTGGAGCAGCCGGCGGCGGCCACGCGGGACCCGCATTCGGCGGACTCGCTCCACATCGCCTCCTGTTACTTCACCATGGTCGCCCGGGGGGGACCGGCAGCCGGGGAGAGCATCCCGCTGCCGCCGCTGGAATACCCGGGGGAACTGGAGCAGCGGCGGGCGGCCAAGGCGGTGGCCGGGCGGGAGGAGTACCGGCAGCAGCAGGCGTCGCTCCTCTCCCCCCCCAGCCTGGAAGAGTACGAGATGCTCGACCGGCTCCACCGGACCCAGGAAGATCCGGCCTTTGCCGGCATCAGGGCCGGCCGGCTGGTGACCGACGCCTGGGAGCGGATGTATCCGGAACAGGAGTACGTCCCCCAGCGGATCTTCGGCGGCTACCTGATCCGGCGCGCCTACGAGCTTTCGGCGATCTGCTCCGAGCAGGTGGCCGCCAACCGCTCCATCATCGCCGCCGTGAACCGGATCAACTTCTTCCATCCGGTCCGGATCGGCGACAAGCTCCATTTCACCAGCCGGGTGGTCTTCACCAGCGAGAGCTTCGTCTGCGTCGAGGCAAGCATCGAGCGGATCAGCCGCGACCGGACGGTCAACGCCCTCTCCAACTCCTGCCTCTTCACCTTTGTCAATGTGGACCGGGAGCTGAAGCATCAGCCGGTCCCCCCCGTCTACCCGGCAACCTACCGGGAGGACGCCCGCTACCTGGAGGCGTACCGGAGCTACCAGTCCCTTGCCGGCCACTACCGGATGATCTGA